A stretch of the Marivirga tractuosa DSM 4126 genome encodes the following:
- a CDS encoding anthranilate synthase component I family protein, whose amino-acid sequence MTKIKKQHITLPADSFTPVALYLRLRDQFPHTFLMESSDYHTRRNSFSYIGVQSIAEVKATEDLFYTEIEGVSKTEKLESKLDLPNKLQSFINQFEAEELFPQEDFEESGFFGATGFDGVQYFEDIQFEKVQNDIPFLRYHFYRFVLVFDHFKDELHVFEHQLGKSYDFDRNDLVQVILNRSVPQFQFKKVGAEETNMTDEEFLKIINKGIEHAQLGDVFQMVLSRAFSQEFKGDEFTVYRALRSLNPSPYLFYFDYGDYKLFGSSPEAQVGVKGNKAYVNPIAGTYRRSGDDQADAKLAEELLNDEKENAEHTMLVDLGRNDLSKHGENVKVEVYKEIQFYSHVIHLVSKVTADVPEKSAVKLLADTFPAGTLSGAPKYKALELINKYEPTGRGLYGGAVGLIGLNGNLNHAIVIRSFISKGNKLNYRAGAGIVALSNPQSELQEVHNKLFALRKAMEKAEHLFDQHQK is encoded by the coding sequence ATGACCAAAATCAAAAAGCAACACATTACGCTTCCAGCTGATTCCTTTACTCCGGTAGCACTTTACCTTCGGTTGAGGGACCAGTTTCCTCATACTTTTTTGATGGAAAGCTCCGATTATCACACCCGAAGAAATAGTTTTTCTTATATAGGGGTGCAGTCTATAGCGGAAGTGAAAGCAACTGAAGATTTATTCTATACCGAGATTGAAGGTGTCAGCAAGACAGAAAAGCTAGAAAGCAAATTAGATTTACCAAATAAATTGCAATCCTTCATTAATCAGTTTGAAGCAGAAGAATTATTTCCTCAGGAGGATTTTGAAGAAAGTGGATTTTTTGGAGCTACTGGCTTTGATGGAGTGCAGTATTTTGAGGATATTCAATTTGAAAAGGTGCAAAATGATATTCCGTTCTTGCGTTATCATTTCTACCGATTTGTGTTGGTGTTCGATCATTTTAAAGATGAACTGCATGTTTTTGAACATCAGCTTGGAAAATCTTATGATTTTGACCGCAATGATTTGGTACAAGTGATTTTGAATCGATCTGTTCCGCAATTCCAATTTAAAAAAGTAGGAGCGGAAGAAACCAATATGACCGATGAGGAATTCTTGAAAATTATTAATAAAGGAATAGAGCACGCTCAGTTGGGAGATGTTTTTCAAATGGTTCTTTCTAGAGCATTTTCGCAAGAATTTAAAGGAGATGAATTTACGGTCTATCGTGCTTTAAGATCCTTAAATCCATCTCCTTATTTATTTTATTTCGATTATGGAGATTATAAATTGTTTGGTTCTTCACCTGAAGCACAAGTCGGAGTTAAGGGCAATAAAGCATATGTCAATCCAATTGCCGGCACCTATAGGAGAAGTGGCGATGACCAAGCGGATGCAAAATTAGCAGAGGAACTTTTGAATGATGAAAAGGAAAATGCTGAGCATACCATGTTAGTGGATTTAGGTCGAAATGATCTTTCAAAGCATGGAGAAAATGTAAAAGTGGAGGTTTACAAAGAGATTCAATTTTACTCTCACGTAATCCACTTGGTAAGTAAAGTCACAGCAGATGTGCCTGAAAAATCGGCTGTTAAGTTATTGGCTGACACCTTCCCGGCTGGTACCTTGAGTGGAGCTCCAAAATACAAAGCACTTGAATTAATCAATAAATATGAACCGACCGGAAGAGGCTTGTATGGAGGTGCTGTTGGCTTAATAGGACTTAATGGTAATTTGAATCATGCCATTGTGATTCGTTCATTCATTAGCAAGGGTAATAAGCTTAATTACAGAGCAGGCGCAGGGATTGTAGCTTTGTCTAATCCGCAAAGTGAATTACAGGAAGTGCATAACAAACTTTTTGCATTGCGAAAAGCGATGGAAAAAGCTGAACATTTATTTGACCAACATCAAAAATAA
- a CDS encoding 30S ribosomal protein THX — protein MGKGDRKTKKGKIWMGSFGNTRRRPNASSDNSTAKEAKPKSETKTEPAKKASTAKKTTAAKKTTAKKKTEKADK, from the coding sequence ATGGGAAAAGGAGATAGAAAAACAAAGAAAGGTAAAATTTGGATGGGAAGTTTTGGAAATACTAGGCGAAGACCAAATGCCTCTTCTGATAATTCAACAGCGAAAGAAGCTAAGCCTAAATCGGAGACAAAGACAGAACCTGCTAAAAAAGCAAGTACAGCAAAGAAAACTACAGCAGCCAAAAAAACCACTGCTAAGAAAAAAACTGAAAAAGCTGACAAATAA
- a CDS encoding calcium/sodium antiporter, which translates to MELLLDTALIILGFILLIKGADFMVNGASSFAKRFNVSEIAIGLTIVAMGTSAPELVVNLVSGAQGLDDAVFGNLIGSNIFNLFLILGIAGTIRPLIVQSETVWKEIPFSMGLVIVLFIMVNDTFFFGSDENTSGFVDGFILLLLFVSFIYYVFYNVKKNNHLIDVPDEIPVHNNWITLLMILGGITGLVLGGKLVVDNAVDIARSFNLSEKLIGLTILAAGTSLPELATSAVAAYRNRADIAIGNVIGSNIFNLTFILGINSVVSPLVFNTEMNFDFYVLIGGSILLFIFMFTLKSKKLDRWEAILFLATFLAYMVYIFIRK; encoded by the coding sequence TTGGAACTACTACTGGATACGGCATTAATAATATTAGGATTTATATTATTAATTAAAGGGGCTGATTTCATGGTAAATGGAGCCTCTTCCTTTGCCAAAAGATTTAACGTATCAGAAATAGCTATCGGCTTAACTATTGTAGCTATGGGTACCTCTGCTCCTGAATTGGTGGTTAATTTAGTATCCGGAGCTCAGGGTTTAGATGATGCTGTATTCGGAAATTTGATAGGTAGTAATATTTTCAACTTATTTCTAATATTAGGTATAGCTGGTACTATTCGTCCTCTGATTGTTCAATCAGAAACGGTATGGAAGGAAATACCATTTAGCATGGGTTTAGTAATAGTATTATTCATAATGGTGAATGATACTTTTTTCTTTGGAAGTGACGAAAACACCTCCGGATTTGTGGATGGCTTTATTCTATTGTTACTTTTTGTATCTTTTATTTATTACGTATTCTACAACGTTAAAAAGAATAATCACCTTATTGATGTTCCCGATGAAATCCCTGTCCATAACAATTGGATTACCCTATTAATGATTTTGGGAGGTATAACGGGATTGGTATTAGGCGGTAAACTTGTGGTTGACAATGCAGTAGATATTGCAAGAAGTTTTAATTTGAGTGAAAAACTTATAGGTTTAACCATTTTAGCTGCCGGAACATCTTTACCAGAATTAGCCACTAGTGCTGTGGCAGCTTACCGCAACAGAGCAGATATAGCAATTGGAAATGTAATTGGTTCTAATATTTTTAATTTGACTTTCATTTTAGGAATAAATTCAGTTGTTAGTCCTTTGGTTTTTAATACAGAAATGAATTTTGACTTTTATGTATTGATAGGTGGTTCCATTCTGCTTTTCATTTTCATGTTCACCTTAAAAAGCAAAAAACTTGACAGGTGGGAAGCCATTCTTTTCCTTGCTACTTTTCTAGCTTACATGGTCTACATTTTCATTAGAAAATAA
- a CDS encoding C39 family peptidase, with translation MKNNTLRLDISRQPNDSTCGPTSLHAVYNFFSEEISLEEVIKSIEYLESGGTLAVMLGIDALKKGFQAEIITFNLKVFDPSWFQDDNINLIEKLKAQLKFKKTPKFKQASLAYIQFLEKGGKITYKNLNKNLLQSYLIQDIPILTGLSATYLYNEKREFGEEPVLYDDIKGQPSGHFVVLSGINHENSSVQVADPLHGNPFDSQLYSVDIDHLICAILLGVITYDANLLIINK, from the coding sequence TTGAAAAATAACACACTCCGACTGGATATTTCCAGACAACCCAATGACAGCACTTGTGGCCCCACGAGTTTGCATGCTGTTTACAATTTTTTTAGCGAAGAAATTAGCCTAGAAGAAGTCATAAAATCCATTGAATATTTGGAATCTGGTGGAACACTGGCGGTAATGTTAGGTATTGATGCTTTAAAAAAAGGCTTTCAAGCAGAGATTATAACATTCAATTTGAAAGTATTTGATCCTAGTTGGTTTCAAGATGACAATATTAACTTAATCGAAAAGTTAAAAGCTCAACTGAAGTTTAAAAAGACTCCTAAATTCAAACAAGCCTCATTAGCATATATTCAATTTTTAGAAAAGGGTGGGAAAATTACCTATAAGAACTTAAATAAAAATTTATTGCAGTCTTATTTGATTCAAGACATCCCAATTCTAACTGGATTGAGTGCAACCTATCTCTACAATGAGAAAAGAGAATTTGGCGAAGAGCCTGTACTTTATGATGACATCAAAGGCCAGCCATCTGGTCATTTTGTAGTTTTGAGCGGCATTAATCATGAAAATAGCAGTGTTCAAGTAGCAGATCCTTTACACGGAAATCCTTTTGATTCACAATTATACTCAGTAGATATTGATCACCTTATTTGCGCTATACTTTTAGGAGTAATCACCTATGATGCAAATTTATTAATTATAAATAAATGA